GCTGCACTGGCCCGACAGCATGGTCTCGTACATTCCCGAAGAAAAACTGCTCGTCAGCAATGATATTTTCGGCCAGAACATAGCGAGCTCCGCACGCTTTGTGGACGACTTCGGCGACGATGGCGAATACCTGCGCCGCGTCAAGGAGTACTACTACAATATCGTGCTGCCCTACTCGCCCATGGTGCTCAAGGCTCTGCCCATTGTGGAGCAGCTTGACATTGACATGATCGCGCCCGACCACGGTCTCATCCATCGTGGAGAAAAGGCCGTGCGCAACATCATCGACATGTACCGCGCCCTGGCCGAGCAAAAGCCGCAGCAGCGCGCGCTCATCTTTTACGACACCATGTGGCAGTCCACGGAAACCATGGCCTACGCCATTTGCAGCGGCCTGGAAGAAAATGGCGTGCCCACGCGCATCATGTCTGTCAAAAGCAACCACCACAGCGCCGTCATGACGGAACTGGCGGACTGTGGCGCGGTGCTGGCGGGTTCACCCACGCACAACAACACCATTCTGCCCCTGGTGGCCGCCCAGCTGACCTACATGAAGGGACTGCGCCCCCAGAACCGTATAGGCGGCGCGTTCGGCTCCTTCGGCTGGTCGGGTGAAGCGCCCAAGCAGTTGCAGGAACATTTGACCGACATGCACATGGATATGCCCGTGGAGCCTGTGAAGTGCAGCTGGCGGCCCGACCGCGACGTTCTCAAGGCCTGCCACGACATGGGCAAGACCCTTGCCGAGGCCCTTAAAAAGAAGTGCCAGGAAGGCTAAACCCCA
This DNA window, taken from Desulfovibrio sp. 86, encodes the following:
- a CDS encoding FprA family A-type flavoprotein; amino-acid sequence: MQPVEIKKDIFWIGYVDYDHRDFHGYSRSPDGSTYNAYLIKDEKNVLMDTVASGCEGTLLCRMAKVLDPEKIDYVVCNHLELDHSGSLEAIMERCKPEKLFVSQAGLKSLAGYFASKDWPVQAVKSGDTISLGKRSIVFQETRMLHWPDSMVSYIPEEKLLVSNDIFGQNIASSARFVDDFGDDGEYLRRVKEYYYNIVLPYSPMVLKALPIVEQLDIDMIAPDHGLIHRGEKAVRNIIDMYRALAEQKPQQRALIFYDTMWQSTETMAYAICSGLEENGVPTRIMSVKSNHHSAVMTELADCGAVLAGSPTHNNTILPLVAAQLTYMKGLRPQNRIGGAFGSFGWSGEAPKQLQEHLTDMHMDMPVEPVKCSWRPDRDVLKACHDMGKTLAEALKKKCQEG